A genomic stretch from Setaria italica strain Yugu1 chromosome VII, Setaria_italica_v2.0, whole genome shotgun sequence includes:
- the LOC101770492 gene encoding uncharacterized protein LOC101770492 has product MAKQHLLLVVLVASILHATASSLETTSSASNWTVAAAASTVYDVLEQNNLPRGLLPQGVQSYVLHDGGALEVTLPRECNFFVSVAGKRFHFRYGSSVAGVIQSGSISRVSGVRVQAGFAWLGFNQVQRAGDQLNIQLEKSTQSFPVSAFAQSPRCS; this is encoded by the coding sequence ATGGCCAAGCAGcatctcctcctcgtcgtcctcgtggCTTCCATCCTGCACGCTACTGCTTCCTCCCTAGAAACCACTTCTTCAGCCAGTAACTGGACagttgcggcggcggcctcgacaGTGTACGACGTCCTGGAGCAGAACAACTTGCCACGGGGCCTCCTCCCACAAGGCGTCCAGTCGTACGTGctccacgacggcggcgccctagAGGTTACCCTCCCCCGCGAGTGCAACTTCTTCGTCTCCGTCGCCGGCAAGCGGTTCCATTTTCGGTACGGCAGTAGTGTAGCCGGGGTCATCCAGTCCGGATCCATCAGCCGTGTGTCCGGCGTGAGGGTGCAGGCCGGATTCGCGTGGCTGGGGTTCAACCAGGTCCAACGCGCCGGGGATCAGCTCAACATCCAGCTTGAGAAGTCCACGCAGTCGTTCCCGGTTAGCGCCTTTGCGCAGAGCCCACGCTGCAGCTGA